TTCTCCGATCTTCAGGGCGTAAGGTGTTCTGAATCCGGGAGGATTGTCGACAACGAGGCCCCGGACGATGCCGACTCCCCTGGTGGCTTTGATCGTCACGGAGGCGACACGGACTTTCGTCCCGGTCATCTGACTTCCGTATTTTTCGATGGCATTTTTGACAAGTTCATTTACATTGTTGCCGAGCCACAAAAAGACGATTCCCAGAAGCCCCAGGATGACCCCCAGAACAATGACGGCCTTCTTCATGGCTCCCCCTCCCCCACAGATCAAATGATTTCCATGATTTCAGAAAGAATCTTCCGGAGACTGCTTTCGAATTCCGGTCCACCACTTTCTCCCACACAATCCCGGATGGCAAGAATCACCATTTTTTAAAGATTCCCCGTAAAACCGGGAAAAATGTCCGGATTCCTTCTTTACCACATCTTGAGTGTACCTTCATCTGACTCCGGCAAACTCCCCCCTGATTCAATCCCATTCACAGGAAAGCCCTTTATAACGTTGCCTTTTTGAGGAAGGAGTCACGAATGTTCTTGAAACCCCAACGGGTCGCCTGGACGATGATGGCCAGCGCAACCGTTTCCCTTGCGACACAGACCGGCTGGGCGGCCGACGCAACCCCGGGAACACCGGGACCGGCTTCCCAACCGGCCTCGCAATCCATGCAGGCTCCGGCTGTTCTTTATGGAACCATTCGTTCCCAGAAAGACCGGAAACCTCTCGCAAACGTCCCCATTCTCCTGCAAAACCAGGACACGAAAGCCACCGTCCAGAAAACAAGCGACGGGCAGGGATCCTTCATTTTCTCCGATCTTCCGGCCGGAGACTATGTGATTGAAGTCGGAGGCGGAAATTTCTCTCTCCAGCACAAGGAAGGCCTCCTGAAGCCGGGAACCGTCGGGCAGCTCGACTTCGCCGTGAATCCCCTTTCGACCGGTTCTTCCGAACTTGTGGGTCGAACCTACGAGGGCCACGGCGACCACAAAATCCCGGTGGCAGCCAAGCTCGCCGTGAAGAACACAAAAACGGGAGAAATCTACAGTCTGACCTCCGACAGCCAGGGCGCATTCGACCTGAAGAACATCCCGTCGGGAGACTATCTGGTTCAGGCCATCAAACGAGGTTATGTGCCCTATTCGGCCCAGGTGGCGGTCAACGGAAAAGTCCAGTCGGACATTCGCCTCCATATCAACCGGACGGCCCAGGCCAATATCAATGCCAATGAAAACAAGAAAATCAAGGACACGACCGGCGCCATCACCGTGGTCGACCACAAGACCTTTGAAACCTGGCAGACCACCGGGATCGGGTTTGCCCTGTCCAACCAGCCCGGCATCAACTACTATTCCCGGTCCGGTGCCAACGGCGTGACAGGCGGCATGAACTACTTCACCTGCCGGGGATACAGTACCGGCGGATCCAACACCGCCCCGTCCGGCGGATCAAATATCGAGTTCACGGTCGAAGGTGTGCCGTTCAACGAGAACCAGGACGGGGGAATGGTCTACGACCTGAACCTGTTCAACATCGATATCGCCTCCGTCGACATCCAGAGAGGTGTGACCACGTCGGCCAATCTCTACAACTACGCCTCCGGCTGTACGGTCAACATCCATCTGATGCAGCCGACCCAGGACCCCTATTCCCAGATCACCTATGGCATGGGTTCCTATGGACAGTACTACACCTCCTTTATCTCCAACACCGGGATCAACGACAAGCTTGGCATCGGTGCCTACAACGACCTGTCTATCATCAACCAGCAGGGATTCCAGGACTTTACCAGCCTCCAGGAATACCAGGACTACGCGAATGTTTCCAAATATTTGGAAAACGGAAAAGTCAGCCTGATGTTCACCGGGGCCTACAAGAACTATGACCGGGGAGCGTCCACGTCGCTTCAGAACTTCCAGCAGTTCGGACCCAGCTACAACGGAATGCCGAACGGAGAAAACGCCTCGTTTCCATCCGGGCAGTACGCTCCGGATTCTCCCTATTACAAGGAGTGGATTTCCCAGCGCTACATGATCACTCTCCAGGGGGAAGACCAGTTGAACAGCACCGTGTCCGTCAAGAACAACGCCTTCGCCTATCTGGTGCCCTATGGCGTCATCCAGGTGCCGACGGGAATTCTCGGGTCCCCTGTCGCCGGGGCATCCGGAACGGCCTTCCAGAACATCTCCCCGGACTATGGCGGAATCTGTTCAGGAACGTCTCCAACCACAGCCTGCGCCAATCCCTTCAACTTTACCTACATCCAAGGCCAGGGATTCAAGGTGGGGGACATCGCCGAAACCGCCATCCAGACCTTTAACGGAAACAAGGTCCATCTGGGCATGCGGCTGTCCTACAACAACACCCTTTACGGGAACGAACCGATCGGGACACCCAACATCACCGGGAACGCCGGCGGCTCCAACATGCTGACCACCATCGGCGGCTATCTGGAAGACCATTACCGTCCCGACGACGACTGGCTCGTGAGTGCAGGATTCCGGGTCATGGCAATCAACGAACAGTATTCCAACTCCCTCATGTCGGGAGCGCAGACCATCACCAACGGTGCCAATGGCGGAAACGCCGTTTACCAGGCCAATGCCGGGGAAGCCTATGTGGTGCCGCTTCCGCACGTGGGTGTCAACTGGTACCCGTCAAAACACTGGAAAGTGTATGCCAATGCCGGGCAATCTTTCTCCGCCCCCAGCATCCAGTTTTTCGAGCTTTCCCCGGGAGCCGGAACAATCAATGTCAAACCGGAAATCGTCAACGACCTTGAAGTGGGCGCCCGCTATTCCACGGACAAGGGGTTCGTGGCCTTCGATGTCTACAACGATTACATCAACAACATGTTCACCACCTCCCTGCAAACACTTCCGTCCGGTGTGACCAATGTTCTTCCCGACTCGGCAGGACTGGCGGAAATGCGCGGATTCGAGGCGGAATTCAAACGGGAACTGCCGGCAGGCTTCAGCATCGACGGCAGTTTTTCCACGGTCGACGCCTATTTTGTCAGCGCCCAGTACAATGCCGGAACCAATCAGGTTTTCAGCAACTCCGGAGATTCCATTCCCTTTGTCCCGAATATCCTGGGGAACCTCGACCTGAACTATGCCAGGGGGAACTGGCATTTCACCATTAACGAACGCTACACGGGCATGATGAACGTGATCAATACATCCGGAGGTCCCCTGTGCGGGGGAGGCAGTCCTGTCTGTTCCAATATCCAGGAAAACTCCCCCGGATACTGGGCGACAAACATTCTTGTCGCCTATGATCTCCCGAAAACGAGCTGGTACAAGAAAGCGCAGCTTTTCTTCAATGCCTTCAATCTGCTGAACACCAACTACTATGAACCGGCAGGCCTGGTCAACGGGGCAAACAATGCCAACGTACTCATGGTCTACCCCGGCGAACCGATCAATGTCTTCGGAGGCATTACAACAACGTTTTAACAGAAATTCACAATTTGCTTTTCATTCAACAGGGAGAGATGAAAATCTCTCCCTGTTTTCTTCCGTTCATCCTGTCTTCACCTCGATTTAACAATGCCATGCAAGAATGCCCCCATGAATGAAAAATGCCTGAACACCTGCAAGACCAACCGGAGGAACTGACAATGAATTTACTGGAGTATCTGCTGCGGGGCGGACCGATCATGTATCTCCTGCTCCCCATGTCCGCGATCGCGCTCGCGGTGATCACTGAACGGCTGGTGTACATCCGCCGGGAAAAAATCGGAACTTTCCGGATCCTGGCGATCCTCCGGAAAGGCGCCCTGGGAGAGCAAGGCATTGGAGACGTAAGAAAGCTCCTCGAAGATTCGAACAAAAAACACCTGATCGTCGGAAAGATCCTTTCGCTTTTCCTGGACAGGAAGATTTCCGAAGGCGACATCGAGCACCTGGTCGAAGCGGAAGCCCTGCTCGAAGAAAAACGTCTGAAAGAATGGATGTGGATTCTCGACACGACCATCACGATGGCCCCCCTTCTGGGACTCCTTGGAACCATCATGGGAATCATCTCGTCGTTCCATGTCATGTCGATCTCCGGCCTCGGAAAGCCCGCCCAGATCACCGGCGGCGTGGCCGAAGCCCTGATCGCCACCGCGACGGGACTGGTGATCGCCATCATTTCCCTGGGTTTCTACAACATGCTGAATACCCAGATCCGGGAGATCCGGAACGGCATCGAATCGTCCGCGCGTCTTCTTTTTCACCTGCAAGAGCACTTGACCCGGTCGGACACCTCCCGATCCGTTTCCGGATCGGCGCCCCAGGCCGGCTTCCATGCCCAGGGACAACCGGAACTGAACCTGAGGTAAGACAAACCGGAAGGAAAAGGGACGGCTCACCCCTCTCTTCGAACCTTCCCATGGAGACCATGCATGAAACTGTTTGCAGACAACGGCGAAGAAGAACGGGCGCGGATCGAACTGATCCCGATGATCGACATCATGTTCTTTCTTCTGGTCGTCTTCATCTTCATTTCGATTTCCCTGATCAAACTGAACGGGGTCAGCCTGAACCTGCCCAAGGCCTCGTCGATGCCGATCCAGAAGAAACCCCAGATCCTGAACATTTCGATCGACAAGGATGGAAAGCTCTACGTCGACAAGACGCCGGTGAACCGGGAAGCCCTGCAGGACATCCTGGAGAAGATCGTGGCGCAGGGTCTCCAGAACAAGGAGCAGATCATCGTCAGCGGAGACAAGGAATCCCGTCTCCAGCGCCTCGTCGACGTGATGGACCTTTGCAATCGCATGGGCTTTTCCAACCTTTCCATCCGGACGGACGACAAACCATGAAATCCCTCGCCCTCGAACATCCGATGGCCCGGTTTTCCACGCTTGTCCTTCTCGCTCTGCTCGTGGAAGCGGGCATTCTGCTCCTCGTTCAGGTGCATCCGGAGACTGTCTGGACACCTCCGCGGCACAAAACCATCCGGATCGCTCTTCTTCACCCACCGGTGCCTCCAAAAAAACCCGTCCCGAAGCCGGCCAAGCCCAAACCCCACCACGTGGTGAAACGGGTCACGAAGCCCGTACCGCCCAAAGCCGCCGTCCTTCCCAAAGCGACTGCCGTTTCCCAAAATCTTCTGACGGCATCCGCCGGAAATACGGTCTCGCTCGGATGGGGCGCCGCCAAACCCGAGCAGGGAAAGCCGTCGGACTACACCCCGCCCCGCCTTCTCACAAAGGTCGACACATCGAGACTTTACACGCCCCGGATGCGCGACACGGAGGAAGAAGGGGACGTCGTGATTCTGGTGTGGATCGGAGAGCACGGAAAACTGCTCCGGTATAAGGTTCTGGTCCCTTCTGTCTACCAGGATATCAACACGGTGACACAGAACCTCCTGAAGACTCTTCGCTTTGATCCGGCAACCTACAAGGGGACACCGGTCAAAGGCCAGTTTCAGCTGAACTTCCGCTTCCGGATCCGGAATTCCTGAGGGAGGCGGGATGAGTCGCCGGAGACTTTTCCGCATTTGGGGGTGGGGGATCGGGGGAGCGCTCTTTCTAACCTTTCTCGTTCTCCCCCCTCTGCACGCCGAAGGGAAAAAGAAAAAAAAGAACGACAACTACGGCGTCCTGAACATTCTTCCGGGTCCCGGCGATATGCCGGGTATCCTTCCGGTCCTGCACCGTCTGGGGCTGGTGGTCACGCGCATCGAAATCGATCACCCTTACCCCCAGGATCCGATCACTGTCAAAGTCCGGATCCACATTCTTCCTCCCGCAGGCTGTCCCGATGGAGAATCCCCCAACCGGACTGCCATCGTCAACGCCGTGTGGCAGTCCACCCCCGACAACGCCTTTCTTCCCATGAACGTATGGGCCCGCGATATCTCTTCGGGACGGAGCAGCGTGTTTCGGGAAGAGACCTGTTCCGACTGAATTTCTCCCGGGAATCTTTTGATCTTTTCCGGCAGGACAGCCTCCCTCTCCCCGGGGGTCACCCGGATCACCGGAACCCTTCCGGCATTCAACCGCTTTAAAAACCCTTTACCGGACACTTACCGAAACTTGATCTTGTGTTCATTTTTCCTGAACGACAATGGAAGAGACAAAAGGAAAACGCACTTCATCCTCCAAGGGAAGAAACGTGTTCCGATTTTTCCGGACGGAGCATTTTTATCCCATTGGACAACTGATGGAACGATCCATGCGCCAGAAAGTCTTCCGGATCATTGTCGCCAAAATCCGGGATCTCCCTTTCATGCTCCGTTCATTTGCCGGATGGCCATCGACATGACGCCGGCCATCTCCGGACAGACGCTCATTCTGATCGTCGACTGCGATCCGAAAATCACAAGCGTCCTGCAAAACCTTCTGGAACGGGAACGCTACCAGGTCGTGACGGCCAGAGATGCCAGCGAAGGCCTCT
The sequence above is drawn from the Leptospirillum ferriphilum ML-04 genome and encodes:
- a CDS encoding TonB-dependent receptor, which translates into the protein MFLKPQRVAWTMMASATVSLATQTGWAADATPGTPGPASQPASQSMQAPAVLYGTIRSQKDRKPLANVPILLQNQDTKATVQKTSDGQGSFIFSDLPAGDYVIEVGGGNFSLQHKEGLLKPGTVGQLDFAVNPLSTGSSELVGRTYEGHGDHKIPVAAKLAVKNTKTGEIYSLTSDSQGAFDLKNIPSGDYLVQAIKRGYVPYSAQVAVNGKVQSDIRLHINRTAQANINANENKKIKDTTGAITVVDHKTFETWQTTGIGFALSNQPGINYYSRSGANGVTGGMNYFTCRGYSTGGSNTAPSGGSNIEFTVEGVPFNENQDGGMVYDLNLFNIDIASVDIQRGVTTSANLYNYASGCTVNIHLMQPTQDPYSQITYGMGSYGQYYTSFISNTGINDKLGIGAYNDLSIINQQGFQDFTSLQEYQDYANVSKYLENGKVSLMFTGAYKNYDRGASTSLQNFQQFGPSYNGMPNGENASFPSGQYAPDSPYYKEWISQRYMITLQGEDQLNSTVSVKNNAFAYLVPYGVIQVPTGILGSPVAGASGTAFQNISPDYGGICSGTSPTTACANPFNFTYIQGQGFKVGDIAETAIQTFNGNKVHLGMRLSYNNTLYGNEPIGTPNITGNAGGSNMLTTIGGYLEDHYRPDDDWLVSAGFRVMAINEQYSNSLMSGAQTITNGANGGNAVYQANAGEAYVVPLPHVGVNWYPSKHWKVYANAGQSFSAPSIQFFELSPGAGTINVKPEIVNDLEVGARYSTDKGFVAFDVYNDYINNMFTTSLQTLPSGVTNVLPDSAGLAEMRGFEAEFKRELPAGFSIDGSFSTVDAYFVSAQYNAGTNQVFSNSGDSIPFVPNILGNLDLNYARGNWHFTINERYTGMMNVINTSGGPLCGGGSPVCSNIQENSPGYWATNILVAYDLPKTSWYKKAQLFFNAFNLLNTNYYEPAGLVNGANNANVLMVYPGEPINVFGGITTTF
- a CDS encoding MotA/TolQ/ExbB proton channel family protein, with the translated sequence MNLLEYLLRGGPIMYLLLPMSAIALAVITERLVYIRREKIGTFRILAILRKGALGEQGIGDVRKLLEDSNKKHLIVGKILSLFLDRKISEGDIEHLVEAEALLEEKRLKEWMWILDTTITMAPLLGLLGTIMGIISSFHVMSISGLGKPAQITGGVAEALIATATGLVIAIISLGFYNMLNTQIREIRNGIESSARLLFHLQEHLTRSDTSRSVSGSAPQAGFHAQGQPELNLR
- a CDS encoding ExbD/TolR family protein; translated protein: MKLFADNGEEERARIELIPMIDIMFFLLVVFIFISISLIKLNGVSLNLPKASSMPIQKKPQILNISIDKDGKLYVDKTPVNREALQDILEKIVAQGLQNKEQIIVSGDKESRLQRLVDVMDLCNRMGFSNLSIRTDDKP
- a CDS encoding TonB family protein translates to MKSLALEHPMARFSTLVLLALLVEAGILLLVQVHPETVWTPPRHKTIRIALLHPPVPPKKPVPKPAKPKPHHVVKRVTKPVPPKAAVLPKATAVSQNLLTASAGNTVSLGWGAAKPEQGKPSDYTPPRLLTKVDTSRLYTPRMRDTEEEGDVVILVWIGEHGKLLRYKVLVPSVYQDINTVTQNLLKTLRFDPATYKGTPVKGQFQLNFRFRIRNS